A stretch of the Planktothricoides raciborskii GIHE-MW2 genome encodes the following:
- a CDS encoding NUDIX domain-containing protein, with protein sequence MPNNICQTIFAKQYLPNNICQAIFTKQYLPNNIYQTIFTKQYLPSNIYQAIFTKQYLPSNIYQAIFTKQYLPNTKPDRSWKPLNSMSRQPIITFYFVLVVVRYHHRFLLIQEPKYGQNWYFPHGKVDPGETLMAAAVRETLEEGGIPIALDGILRIEHTPVKDKARFRVIFLAHPLDDTAPKSIADHESLRAGWFCREEMKKLPLRAQEVCEICDYLASGGPIYPLRLLTDKGSPFGCPH encoded by the coding sequence TTGCCAAACAATATTTGCCAAACAATATTTGCCAAACAATATTTGCCAAACAATATTTGCCAAGCAATATTTACCAAGCAATATTTACCAAACAATATTTACCAAACAATATTTACCAAACAATATTTACCAAGCAATATTTACCAAGCAATATTTACCAAGCAATATTTACCAAGCAATATTTACCAAGCAATATTTACCAAGCAATATTTACCAAACACTAAACCCGATCGCTCCTGGAAGCCGCTCAATTCCATGTCGCGTCAGCCGATTATCACCTTTTATTTTGTCCTAGTTGTTGTCCGTTATCACCATCGGTTTCTGTTAATTCAGGAACCGAAATACGGTCAGAATTGGTATTTTCCGCATGGAAAAGTGGATCCAGGAGAAACTTTGATGGCAGCGGCAGTCAGGGAAACGCTAGAAGAAGGGGGAATTCCCATTGCCCTGGATGGAATTTTAAGAATCGAGCATACTCCTGTTAAGGATAAAGCCCGGTTTCGGGTGATTTTTTTGGCGCATCCCTTGGACGATACGGCGCCAAAAAGTATTGCGGATCACGAATCCTTAAGGGCTGGTTGGTTTTGTCGAGAAGAGATGAAAAAATTACCCTTGAGAGCCCAGGAAGTGTGCGAAATTTGTGATTATTTGGCCAGCGGCGGGCCAATTTATCCTTTGCGACTCCTGACCGACAAAGGATCACCGTTTGGCTGTCCGCATTAA
- a CDS encoding 2-phosphosulfolactate phosphatase family protein — MKLYIYHTPELTPSDRVPDCAIAVDVLRATSTMATALNAGAEAVQVFSDINELMQVSEAWPAHKRLRAGERGGAQVEGCDMGNSPFDCTPERVKESRLFISTTNGTRALQCIQKAPIVLAAALINRQAVVDFILDQKPETVWIVASGWEGSFSLEDTVCAGAIAHSLIAATGLKIGEFAGNDEVIGAIALYEQWKDDLLQLMRLASHGQRLLRLNRDEDLKYCCDMDILDVVPIQKEPGVLVKN, encoded by the coding sequence GTGAAGTTATATATTTACCATACTCCTGAATTAACTCCGAGCGATCGCGTCCCAGATTGTGCGATCGCTGTTGATGTTTTACGGGCTACCAGTACGATGGCAACGGCCTTGAATGCGGGCGCCGAAGCCGTGCAAGTTTTCAGTGATATAAATGAGTTGATGCAAGTCAGTGAAGCTTGGCCTGCCCACAAGCGGCTGCGGGCTGGGGAACGCGGGGGCGCTCAGGTAGAAGGTTGCGACATGGGCAACTCTCCCTTTGATTGCACTCCAGAACGGGTGAAAGAATCCCGCTTATTTATCAGTACCACCAATGGCACCAGAGCCCTGCAATGCATTCAAAAAGCCCCCATTGTGCTGGCAGCGGCTTTAATTAATCGTCAGGCTGTGGTGGACTTTATTCTAGACCAAAAACCAGAAACAGTCTGGATTGTTGCATCAGGTTGGGAAGGCAGTTTTTCCCTGGAAGATACGGTTTGTGCGGGGGCGATCGCCCATAGTTTGATCGCAGCAACAGGTCTGAAAATTGGCGAATTCGCTGGCAATGATGAAGTGATTGGCGCGATCGCTCTTTATGAGCAATGGAAAGACGATCTCTTACAACTGATGCGTTTAGCTAGTCATGGTCAACGGCTGCTTAGACTGAATCGAGATGAAGACCTTAAATATTGCTGCGACATGGATATTTTAGATGTAGTTCCCATTCAAAAAGAACCAGGGGTATTAGTGAAAAATTAA
- the yvcK gene encoding gluconeogenesis factor YvcK family protein has protein sequence MANGFLRKAIQAIEFETRSFAAGSTQNLYSRRPSNRVNQWAKWLSPGLFVKRWLLISVLGVILSLLGLAIWIRLNPIFRVMQFLETFLSTLTTVIPNYISGPLVLVMGILLLLWAHGRTVGAIAGALRPDNDEELVDLLLNHRRLNRGPKIVVVGGGTGLSTLLRGLKHYSSNITAIVTVADDGGSSGRLRRENGVLPPGDIRNCLSALAAEEKLLTELFKYRFRAGKGLEGHSFGNLFLTAMTDITGDLERAIAASSQVLAVRGEVLPATLCDVNLWAELADGRCITGESSISEAGGKIVKIGCIPANPPALPKALQAIEEADFIILGPGSLYTSVIPNLLVPQITEAIDRKDIPKIYVCNIMTQPGETQDYSVADHIKAIDLACGRQLFNAVLVQSQSPSAQALIRYAQDNSHPVFLDREAIKNSGRQIVNANVMEEDPDTGYVRHNPQLLARVLLRWYSRMQLLKTKV, from the coding sequence ATGGCCAACGGTTTCTTGAGAAAAGCAATTCAAGCAATTGAGTTTGAAACCCGCTCATTTGCTGCCGGAAGTACCCAGAATTTGTATTCCCGCCGACCTTCAAATCGGGTTAATCAGTGGGCCAAATGGCTTTCCCCTGGATTATTTGTGAAGCGCTGGTTACTGATTAGTGTTTTGGGAGTGATCCTCAGTCTGTTGGGTCTAGCGATTTGGATTAGATTGAACCCCATTTTTCGGGTGATGCAATTTCTGGAGACGTTTCTGTCTACTCTGACTACGGTGATCCCTAATTATATTAGTGGCCCGTTGGTTCTTGTGATGGGGATTTTGTTGTTGCTGTGGGCTCACGGGCGGACTGTGGGTGCGATCGCCGGGGCTTTAAGACCCGATAATGATGAGGAATTGGTGGATTTGTTGCTGAATCATCGCCGATTAAATCGCGGGCCAAAAATTGTGGTGGTTGGCGGTGGGACTGGTCTTTCGACGTTGCTTAGGGGATTGAAACATTACAGTAGTAATATTACGGCGATCGTCACCGTGGCCGATGATGGGGGATCTTCTGGCCGTCTGCGGCGAGAAAATGGTGTGTTGCCCCCTGGAGATATTCGTAACTGTTTATCTGCGTTAGCGGCAGAGGAAAAGTTATTAACTGAGTTGTTTAAATATCGTTTTCGTGCCGGTAAAGGTTTAGAAGGTCATAGTTTTGGTAATCTATTTCTTACAGCTATGACTGATATTACCGGAGACTTGGAACGAGCGATCGCTGCTAGTTCTCAGGTTTTAGCCGTGCGGGGGGAAGTGCTGCCAGCCACTCTTTGTGATGTGAATCTTTGGGCGGAATTAGCCGATGGACGTTGCATTACTGGGGAGTCGAGTATTTCTGAAGCGGGGGGCAAAATTGTCAAAATTGGCTGCATTCCAGCTAATCCCCCAGCGTTACCGAAAGCCCTTCAAGCCATTGAGGAAGCTGATTTTATTATTCTCGGCCCAGGTAGTTTATATACGAGTGTGATTCCTAATCTTTTGGTGCCGCAAATTACTGAGGCGATCGACCGAAAAGATATCCCGAAAATCTATGTGTGCAATATTATGACTCAACCGGGAGAAACCCAAGATTACAGCGTTGCCGATCATATTAAGGCGATCGATCTTGCCTGTGGTCGTCAGTTATTTAATGCCGTATTAGTGCAGTCACAATCCCCATCGGCTCAAGCCTTAATTCGCTATGCTCAAGATAATTCTCATCCGGTTTTTTTAGATCGCGAAGCTATCAAAAATTCTGGGAGACAAATTGTGAATGCTAATGTGATGGAAGAAGACCCTGACACGGGTTATGTTCGGCATAATCCTCAACTGCTGGCTCGGGTTTTATTGCGTTGGTACAGTCGAATGCAACTACTTAAAACGAAAGTGTAA
- a CDS encoding PIN domain-containing protein produces MMRIDEALSGVSRLFLDTAPVIYFVERNPSFIDRVDPIFDRLESGITPVVGSVTVAECLVGALQMGLTNLEQAYMAIFTRDDVLFVANTLTIAREAARVRVRYNLQLPDALQIAAAIDAGCEAFLTNDVQLKRVTELKIIVVSELAI; encoded by the coding sequence ATGATGAGAATTGATGAGGCTCTTTCTGGGGTATCGCGGCTGTTTTTAGATACGGCTCCTGTCATTTACTTTGTAGAACGGAATCCTAGCTTTATTGATCGGGTCGATCCAATATTCGATCGATTAGAGTCTGGGATTACCCCAGTAGTGGGATCGGTGACGGTTGCCGAGTGCTTAGTGGGTGCGTTGCAGATGGGCTTAACGAATTTAGAACAAGCATATATGGCTATCTTTACACGAGATGATGTACTGTTTGTGGCGAATACCCTGACGATCGCTCGTGAGGCTGCAAGGGTGAGAGTCCGATACAATCTGCAACTTCCTGACGCATTGCAAATTGCCGCCGCGATCGATGCTGGCTGTGAGGCGTTTTTAACTAATGACGTGCAACTGAAACGGGTAACAGAATTAAAAATTATCGTTGTTAGTGAATTAGCGATTTAA
- a CDS encoding ABC transporter ATP-binding protein, with translation MDEPLIELKGVSKAFGGKAILDDVNLIIKKHEALGIIGPSGTGKSTILRIIAGLLEPDSGEVYVQGTLRKHWLDDLQDPIGIGMVFQNAALFDSLTVDENIGFLLYQHSRLSRKQIRELVNQKLEMVGLPGIGDRYPAELSGGMRKRVSFARAIMTNPHNPRANPEVLLYDEPTAGLDPIASTVIEDLIRDLQAAKGGCSTYVMVTHQDSTIRRTTDRIIFLYQGKVQWQGSVEQIDRETNPLVKQFFSGSVSGPIQVVG, from the coding sequence ATCGACGAGCCTTTAATTGAATTAAAAGGAGTATCTAAGGCGTTTGGCGGGAAGGCCATCTTAGATGATGTCAATTTGATTATAAAAAAGCATGAAGCTTTGGGAATTATCGGCCCATCTGGGACGGGAAAATCAACAATTCTGAGGATTATCGCCGGTTTGCTGGAACCGGATAGTGGTGAGGTTTATGTCCAGGGGACTTTGCGGAAGCATTGGCTCGACGATCTCCAGGATCCGATTGGGATTGGGATGGTGTTTCAAAATGCGGCTTTGTTTGATTCGTTAACCGTTGATGAAAATATTGGCTTTTTGCTTTATCAGCATTCTAGGCTATCCCGTAAACAAATTAGAGAGTTGGTGAATCAAAAACTGGAAATGGTGGGTTTGCCGGGAATCGGCGATCGCTATCCCGCTGAACTTTCCGGGGGGATGCGGAAGCGAGTCAGTTTTGCCAGAGCGATTATGACCAACCCCCACAATCCCAGAGCCAACCCAGAGGTGTTACTGTACGATGAACCGACCGCAGGACTCGACCCGATCGCCTCAACGGTGATTGAAGACTTAATCCGAGATTTGCAAGCGGCAAAAGGCGGTTGTAGTACATACGTCATGGTGACACATCAAGATAGCACCATTCGTCGTACCACCGATAGAATTATCTTTTTGTATCAGGGCAAAGTCCAATGGCAAGGAAGTGTGGAGCAAATCGATCGTGAAACCAATCCATTAGTTAAACAATTTTTTAGTGGCAGTGTGAGTGGACCGATTCAAGTGGTCGGGTAA
- a CDS encoding lipid-A-disaccharide synthase-related protein, whose translation MKLLCLSNGHGEDAIAIRIIKQLQQQPQPPEIVALPLVGDGLAYKNQQVPIAGPVKRMPSGGFIYMDGQQLWGDLQSGLLKLTWEQIKVIRSWVQDGSAPEKPEKKFILAVGDIVPLLFAWLSGADYAFVGTAKSEYYLRDEVGLLPRQSWFERLESWSGSVYLPWERVLMRQKRCKGVFPRDTLTATTLQKFAIPALNLGNPMMDDLEEENPPGIFYDPKKVLNAELKESQRPLVVVLLPGSRSPEAAENWEIIMAGVTDLLAALGDRPIILLGAIAPGVSLEPLQKVLQIYGWNLQARPQPSSATELGITELGIKDPNALYFQQKNTSLILTQQSFVSCLQKADLAIAMAGTATEQFVGLGKPAIAISGRGPQFTPAFAEAQSRLLGASLILVNRPSQVGAAVQQLFRDPDRLELIRQNGRRRMGEPGAAHRIARYLMEQIAVNG comes from the coding sequence TTGAAGTTACTGTGTTTAAGTAATGGTCATGGAGAGGATGCGATCGCAATTCGCATTATCAAGCAACTTCAGCAGCAACCGCAGCCCCCAGAAATCGTGGCTTTGCCTTTGGTCGGGGATGGACTGGCGTACAAAAACCAGCAAGTGCCGATCGCCGGGCCGGTGAAGCGGATGCCTTCTGGTGGTTTTATTTATATGGATGGTCAGCAACTTTGGGGAGATTTACAAAGTGGCTTGCTGAAACTAACTTGGGAGCAAATTAAAGTGATTCGCAGTTGGGTTCAGGATGGTTCTGCCCCAGAAAAGCCAGAAAAGAAATTTATTTTAGCGGTGGGAGATATTGTGCCCCTGTTGTTTGCCTGGTTAAGTGGGGCTGACTATGCTTTTGTGGGGACGGCGAAATCAGAATATTATTTGCGGGATGAAGTGGGTCTGTTACCCCGTCAGTCTTGGTTTGAGCGGTTGGAAAGTTGGTCTGGGTCGGTGTATCTGCCGTGGGAACGGGTGCTGATGCGGCAAAAACGTTGTAAGGGAGTTTTTCCCAGAGATACTTTGACGGCGACAACTTTACAGAAATTCGCGATTCCCGCGTTGAATTTGGGAAATCCGATGATGGATGACTTGGAGGAAGAAAATCCCCCAGGGATATTTTATGATCCCAAAAAAGTATTAAACGCAGAATTGAAAGAAAGTCAAAGACCTTTGGTGGTGGTGCTGCTGCCTGGGTCGCGATCGCCGGAAGCAGCAGAGAATTGGGAAATAATTATGGCCGGTGTGACGGATTTGCTGGCTGCATTAGGCGATCGCCCCATAATTTTGCTGGGTGCGATCGCCCCTGGGGTCAGTTTAGAACCTCTGCAAAAAGTGCTCCAGATTTATGGCTGGAACCTGCAAGCCAGACCTCAGCCATCATCTGCAACTGAGTTAGGAATTACTGAGTTAGGGATTAAAGACCCCAATGCCCTCTATTTCCAACAAAAAAATACTTCATTAATTTTAACTCAGCAAAGTTTTGTCTCTTGTCTGCAAAAAGCTGACCTGGCGATCGCGATGGCAGGAACTGCCACGGAGCAATTTGTCGGTCTGGGTAAACCGGCGATCGCCATTTCCGGACGGGGTCCACAATTTACCCCCGCATTTGCCGAGGCCCAAAGCCGGTTACTGGGGGCATCATTAATTTTAGTCAATCGTCCCTCACAGGTGGGCGCCGCCGTCCAGCAACTTTTTCGTGACCCCGATCGCCTGGAATTAATTAGACAAAATGGCCGAAGACGGATGGGCGAACCGGGGGCTGCCCATCGAATTGCCCGCTATTTAATGGAGCAGATCGCCGTTAATGGTTAA
- a CDS encoding MlaD family protein, with protein sequence MSRRMIREGSLGLLILLGLGLFGSFFLWLRGFSFGRQYYTVVVEFRDIAKLQLGAPVRYRGVQIGAVSEINARSNQVDVEIQISPATLRIPRQVRIEVSQAGFIGETSIDIFPFQEVSISARNTNPLDKNCKSELIICDRDRLQGEIGVTFDELLRNSLGLSKLFANPQFFGNLNQLIQNTTVVTAEVTALSRDLQQLTQLTEKELARVSTTAVQSANTINQAVTQISGTVNELGTTAKQVTASIDRISSTANQVGNTISQFGDTANQVGNTIDQFGSTANQIGNTVGQLQTTANELNSLVRNVNGLVVANRSTLVQTLNNLSQTSEDLRVAVNRLDPAISQVETGLNQAQIPQLLTNLQQVSANAVQVSNDAAQATANLKDLSNPTNLILLQQTLDSARATFENAEKITSDLDRLTGDPTFFNDLRQLIDSLNNLLSVTEQLEEQTAIAQNLDPIVKIVNDQATSLPDINQLPLQNPPSPKAP encoded by the coding sequence GTGTCGCGACGAATGATCAGAGAAGGCTCATTGGGCTTGTTAATTTTATTGGGTCTGGGTTTATTTGGCAGTTTTTTCCTGTGGTTGCGAGGATTTAGTTTCGGCAGACAATATTACACGGTAGTGGTTGAATTTCGGGATATTGCCAAACTGCAACTAGGCGCACCCGTGCGATACCGTGGGGTACAAATTGGTGCGGTTTCCGAGATTAATGCTCGTTCTAATCAAGTGGATGTGGAGATTCAAATTAGCCCAGCGACCCTACGGATTCCTAGACAAGTGAGGATTGAAGTCAGTCAGGCGGGATTTATTGGGGAAACTTCGATTGATATTTTTCCTTTCCAAGAGGTTTCGATCTCCGCTAGAAATACGAATCCTTTAGACAAAAACTGTAAATCAGAGTTAATTATCTGCGATCGCGATCGGCTTCAAGGAGAAATCGGTGTCACCTTTGATGAACTATTACGCAACTCCCTAGGCTTGAGCAAGTTATTTGCCAATCCCCAATTTTTTGGCAACCTCAACCAACTGATCCAAAACACCACCGTTGTCACCGCCGAGGTGACAGCCCTAAGTCGCGATCTTCAACAGTTAACCCAATTAACCGAAAAAGAATTGGCCAGGGTTTCCACCACCGCAGTTCAATCAGCAAATACCATTAATCAAGCGGTCACTCAAATTAGTGGCACCGTCAACGAATTAGGCACCACCGCCAAACAAGTCACCGCTTCCATTGATCGGATTAGCAGCACCGCCAATCAGGTTGGCAATACCATTAGTCAATTTGGCGACACGGCCAATCAGGTTGGCAATACCATCGATCAGTTTGGCAGCACCGCCAATCAAATTGGCAATACCGTTGGTCAACTCCAAACCACCGCCAATGAACTCAACAGTTTAGTCCGAAATGTAAATGGATTGGTGGTCGCCAACCGTTCCACCTTAGTGCAAACTTTAAATAACTTGAGTCAAACCAGTGAAGACCTCCGGGTGGCGGTCAATCGTCTCGATCCCGCCATCTCCCAGGTAGAAACCGGATTAAATCAAGCTCAAATCCCTCAACTGCTGACCAACTTACAGCAAGTCTCCGCTAATGCGGTTCAAGTTTCCAATGATGCCGCCCAAGCGACGGCTAATTTAAAAGACTTATCCAATCCCACCAATTTAATCTTGTTGCAACAAACCCTCGATTCGGCCAGGGCTACGTTTGAAAATGCTGAGAAAATTACCTCGGATTTAGATCGTTTAACCGGAGATCCGACATTTTTTAATGATTTGCGCCAGTTGATCGACAGTCTGAATAATTTATTATCCGTGACCGAACAATTAGAAGAACAAACCGCGATCGCGCAGAATCTCGATCCCATCGTTAAAATCGTCAACGATCAAGCCACATCCTTGCCGGACATCAACCAATTACCATTACAAAATCCCCCCTCCCCCAAAGCCCCATAA
- a CDS encoding Tab2/Atab2 family RNA-binding protein: MKIWQVDCYRRPLKNESGQPLWELLVCDASDSAPLFSNLCPQSEVNADWVRAQFPQVNHGKLPDKIQVFRPQSLSLIETVAQSFGIPVEPTRRTLALKRSLIDRAKEYPSDPRYIRENYEPLAIDKPPPLPLPENLWGEQWRMATVKAGDLIDTFADLPIPVKEIPEFVTPIQLGLASTVAVPGIVIYGGRSSMQLARWLQEINPVSINYIPGQPDGLILEAGLCDRWVIATFEDQEVAAAAQNYQTRKQLIKGLHFLLVQPDDSGMTYSGFWLLQD; encoded by the coding sequence ATGAAAATTTGGCAAGTTGACTGCTATCGTCGTCCCCTGAAAAATGAATCGGGACAACCTTTATGGGAATTACTGGTTTGTGATGCCAGTGATTCAGCCCCTTTATTTTCTAATTTATGTCCGCAATCCGAGGTCAATGCTGATTGGGTTCGGGCGCAATTCCCGCAAGTTAATCATGGGAAACTACCGGATAAAATCCAAGTATTTCGACCTCAGAGTTTGAGTTTAATTGAGACTGTGGCTCAAAGCTTCGGGATTCCCGTAGAACCAACACGGCGCACTTTGGCTTTGAAGCGATCGCTCATTGACAGGGCAAAAGAATATCCCAGCGATCCTCGTTATATCCGAGAAAATTATGAACCATTAGCCATAGATAAACCGCCTCCATTACCATTACCAGAAAACCTCTGGGGAGAACAATGGCGTATGGCAACGGTAAAAGCTGGGGATTTAATTGATACCTTTGCAGATTTGCCGATTCCCGTCAAAGAAATCCCCGAATTTGTTACCCCGATTCAGTTAGGATTAGCCTCAACGGTGGCCGTCCCTGGGATTGTGATTTATGGCGGTCGGTCATCGATGCAATTAGCCCGATGGCTGCAAGAAATTAATCCGGTATCGATTAATTATATCCCCGGTCAACCAGATGGATTAATCTTAGAGGCTGGTTTGTGCGATCGCTGGGTTATTGCCACCTTTGAAGACCAAGAAGTTGCGGCAGCAGCCCAAAATTATCAAACCCGGAAACAACTGATTAAAGGGTTACATTTTCTCCTGGTTCAACCGGATGATTCTGGAATGACTTATAGTGGCTTTTGGCTATTGCAGGATTAG
- a CDS encoding S-methyl-5'-thioadenosine phosphorylase — MAQAKIGIIGGSGLYKMDGLTEVEEIKIDTPFGDPSDVLIVGTLEQTRVAFLARHGRHHTFLPSEVPYRANIYAMKSLGVEYLISASAVGSLKKKVKPLDMVVPDQFIDRTKNRIATFFGDGIVAHIAFADPVCGHLAKIIGDAVASLNLPDVTLHRGGTYVCMEGPAFSTKAESHLYRSWDATIIGMTNLTEAKLAREAEIAYATLALVTDYDCWHPDHDSVTVDMVIGNLQRNAVNAQKVIQETVRRLQANPPISEAHSALKYAILTPLNHAPAATKEKLALLLSKYFA; from the coding sequence ATGGCACAAGCAAAAATTGGCATTATTGGTGGTAGCGGGCTGTACAAAATGGATGGCCTGACAGAAGTAGAAGAAATCAAAATTGATACTCCTTTCGGCGATCCTTCTGATGTACTCATTGTGGGCACATTAGAGCAAACTCGTGTGGCTTTTTTAGCGCGGCATGGCCGTCACCATACTTTTTTACCTTCGGAAGTTCCCTACCGGGCTAATATTTATGCCATGAAAAGTTTAGGGGTGGAGTATTTAATCTCCGCATCAGCGGTCGGTTCCCTGAAAAAAAAGGTGAAGCCATTGGATATGGTCGTCCCGGATCAGTTTATCGATCGCACCAAAAATCGGATTGCCACTTTCTTCGGGGATGGGATTGTGGCTCACATTGCTTTTGCGGATCCAGTTTGCGGCCATCTGGCTAAAATTATTGGCGATGCGGTAGCTAGTTTAAACTTACCCGATGTCACCCTGCATCGTGGGGGCACTTATGTCTGTATGGAAGGGCCGGCATTTTCCACCAAAGCTGAATCGCATCTTTATCGGAGTTGGGATGCCACGATTATCGGCATGACTAATTTAACCGAAGCCAAATTAGCGCGGGAAGCGGAAATCGCTTATGCCACCTTAGCCTTAGTCACGGATTACGATTGCTGGCACCCAGACCACGATAGTGTCACAGTAGATATGGTTATTGGCAATTTGCAACGCAATGCGGTGAATGCTCAAAAAGTGATTCAAGAAACAGTCAGACGTTTACAAGCAAATCCGCCCATTTCTGAGGCGCATTCGGCCTTGAAATATGCAATTTTAACCCCTTTAAATCACGCACCAGCAGCCACCAAGGAAAAGTTAGCCTTGTTATTAAGTAAATATTTCGCTTGA
- the tsaE gene encoding tRNA (adenosine(37)-N6)-threonylcarbamoyltransferase complex ATPase subunit type 1 TsaE, producing MRQQGKRIFLADPTATIELGMFLGRSLKPRSILLLSGDLGAGKTTLVQGIGAGLNITEPIVSPTFTLITEYLEGRIPLYHLDLYRLEPAQIPSLNPEIYWEGIEVEPGIVAIEWAERLPYLPENYWQIRLAHQPEGRWVELISIGQFDLNLEQINDLFTDYQIFDID from the coding sequence ATGCGTCAACAGGGAAAGAGAATTTTTTTAGCCGATCCTACGGCGACTATTGAATTAGGAATGTTTTTAGGGCGATCGCTCAAACCACGCAGTATTCTTTTGCTGTCAGGGGACTTGGGTGCGGGAAAAACAACCTTAGTTCAAGGAATTGGGGCAGGTTTGAATATTACTGAACCGATTGTTAGCCCAACTTTTACCTTAATCACAGAATATCTAGAAGGCAGAATTCCCCTTTACCATCTCGACTTATATCGTTTAGAACCTGCCCAAATACCGAGTCTTAACCCAGAAATTTATTGGGAAGGGATAGAAGTTGAACCAGGAATTGTCGCGATCGAATGGGCGGAAAGATTACCATATTTGCCAGAGAATTATTGGCAAATTCGTTTAGCCCATCAGCCAGAGGGACGGTGGGTAGAGTTAATTTCTATTGGTCAATTTGATTTAAATTTAGAACAGATTAATGATTTATTTACTGATTACCAGATATTTGACATCGATTGA
- a CDS encoding vWA domain-containing protein has product MNTAERDLRLEMLNSLLITPHRKLEDVAETHQLMIDVDPIFYGHLAVWYQKNGEVRDHQEVFLSYLLTSALTEHRDAGFVMLQEFPPYQVSRIVDFMKRHRGKMPRSARTAVTRYLKEREKNPQFFDRAALRNRKAMKHLYATLHIKPLPRADAILFKDQPPVDSLAFMVKQLAKGKTPGEQAALIVEHNIPYPIAIGAIAQLTPTVLVALINSMSPQEVINNLKSLQGRGAMDHPEVKALIDEKLKAAQKCDRVSAYKARVAAAATQLDTATIAQLEQITNEQVKKRGKITKSTGLLVDKSGSMEKALEVGKHLAALISGISDADLFVYAFDTIPYYVEAKGPELSDWERAFEHIRAGGGTSIGCAMEALRRKQQIVDQIILVTDEGENAVPYFHDAYQTYCREMAVMPNVVIVKVGYAYDWTETQLKNKHLPVETFTFSGDYYSLPNLVPLLSRPSRLELLMEIMETPLPVRDDR; this is encoded by the coding sequence ATGAATACCGCAGAACGCGATTTACGATTAGAAATGCTGAATAGTTTGTTGATCACCCCACACCGCAAGCTGGAAGATGTGGCAGAAACTCACCAGTTGATGATCGATGTCGATCCAATTTTTTATGGTCATTTGGCCGTTTGGTATCAGAAAAATGGGGAGGTGCGGGATCATCAAGAAGTGTTTTTAAGCTATTTGCTGACCAGTGCTTTGACAGAACATCGCGATGCGGGTTTTGTGATGTTACAAGAGTTTCCGCCTTACCAGGTGTCAAGAATTGTTGATTTTATGAAACGACATCGAGGGAAGATGCCGCGATCGGCTCGGACAGCGGTGACTCGCTATTTGAAGGAACGGGAAAAGAATCCCCAGTTTTTCGATCGCGCTGCCCTGCGTAACCGGAAAGCGATGAAGCACTTATATGCCACCCTGCATATTAAACCACTACCTCGCGCTGATGCGATTTTGTTTAAGGATCAGCCTCCAGTGGATAGTCTGGCTTTTATGGTCAAGCAGTTGGCGAAAGGGAAAACTCCCGGAGAACAAGCGGCGCTGATTGTAGAACACAATATTCCTTATCCGATCGCAATTGGGGCGATCGCCCAATTGACCCCAACGGTTTTGGTAGCCTTGATTAACTCCATGTCTCCCCAGGAGGTGATTAATAACCTCAAGTCCCTGCAAGGACGGGGGGCAATGGATCACCCAGAGGTGAAGGCTTTGATCGATGAAAAACTGAAAGCAGCCCAAAAGTGCGATCGCGTTTCTGCCTATAAAGCGCGGGTCGCAGCGGCAGCCACCCAGCTAGACACCGCCACCATTGCCCAGTTGGAACAAATCACTAACGAGCAGGTCAAGAAACGCGGTAAAATTACTAAGTCCACTGGTTTGCTAGTAGACAAAAGTGGCAGTATGGAGAAAGCGCTCGAAGTCGGTAAGCATTTAGCTGCTTTAATTTCTGGAATCTCTGATGCTGACTTGTTCGTGTACGCTTTCGACACCATACCTTACTACGTGGAAGCCAAAGGTCCAGAGTTGAGCGACTGGGAACGTGCTTTTGAGCATATTCGCGCCGGTGGTGGCACCAGCATCGGCTGTGCGATGGAAGCACTACGACGCAAGCAGCAAATAGTAGACCAAATCATTCTTGTCACCGACGAAGGAGAAAATGCTGTACCTTATTTCCATGATGCTTACCAAACTTATTGCCGCGAAATGGCAGTGATGCCAAATGTGGTTATAGTAAAAGTAGGGTATGCTTATGATTGGACTGAAACTCAGCTAAAAAATAAGCACTTGCCGGTGGAAACTTTCACCTTTTCTGGAGACTACTACTCGCTACCGAATCTCGTCCCACTCCTGTCTCGTCCATCGCGTCTGGAGTTGTTGATGGAAATAATGGAAACACCGTTGCCGGTACGTGATGATCGGTAG